Proteins encoded within one genomic window of Streptomyces profundus:
- a CDS encoding acyl-CoA carboxylase subunit epsilon, which yields MTSETTDPRLVRVERGAASAEELAAVTALLMARAARSEAPRPAPALPRTAGWRRLERVSAYRVPRSWQS from the coding sequence ATGACCTCTGAGACGACTGACCCGCGTCTGGTGCGGGTCGAGCGGGGCGCCGCCAGCGCCGAGGAGCTGGCCGCCGTGACCGCGCTGCTGATGGCGAGGGCCGCCAGGAGCGAGGCGCCGAGGCCGGCCCCCGCGCTTCCGAGGACCGCCGGCTGGCGCCGGCTGGAGCGGGTCAGCGCCTATCGGGTGCCGCGCAGCTGGCAGAGCTGA